A region of the Pseudomonas sp. A34-9 genome:
ACAATCACCGCTGCGGGCAGTTGCACGCCGGCTTCGGGGTCGTTGAGCAGATTTTCCAGGTAGCTCAGGTTGGCCTTTACGCCCGCCGCGCCACCGAGACCGAACGGGCAACGGTAGTCATACGGGAACGGCATGAACTGCACGCCATTGCTGAGCAGCGCACCCAACGGCTTTTTCGGCCCCAGGCTGCCCATCATGCTCAACGCGCCCTGGCTCATGCCGTGGTAACCACCGGAGAACGACAGCACGGTGCTGCGTCCGGTCGCCGTGCGTACCAGTTTCAATGCCGCTTCCACGGCATCGGTGCCGGTCGGTCCGCAGAACTGGATTTTTGCCTGCGCGGCCAGCTCAGGTGGCAGCAGGCCAAACAGATCCTGGACGAACTGATCCTTGACCGGCGTGGTCAGGTCGAGGGTGTGCAGTGGCAATTCATCGGCCAGCACCTGCTGGATCGCTTCGATGACTACCGGGTGATTATGCCCCAGCGCCAGCGTGCCGGCCCCAGCCAGGCAGTCGATGAAAGTGCGCCCTTCAACGTCTTCGACATACAGGCCTTTGGCGCGCTTCAGTGCCAATGGAATACGTCGTGGATAGCTGCGCGCGTTGGATTCCTGCCGGGCCTGACGAGCCAGCAATGGCGATTCGTTGAACTGGTACAGCGTTTCGGCCGGCGCCGAGGCAACCCGGGCCGACGACTCTTCGATAAGGCTGGTGGCGACTGACATCTCTCGACCCCTCAATTGGCTATGGATAGTGACCAAAACAGCACACCGGACAGGTGCGCATTCCGATCGTGGGGCGCACTTGCAGGTTTTCCTGTTCTGGAAACGCTTAAGGGGCCTGAGGATTTAGCCCGTGATCGAGTTGTCAGCCCGGCACGGCCAACGACTTGTGCATGGGCAGGCTCTGCAAGCCTTGGTATTCGAGGGGCGGCGCTGACTCGCGATAGCCCAGACGCCGATAAAAAGCACGGCCGGTGTGCGTGCTGTTGAGGTCTGCATGAGGAACACCGCGAACCCGTAACCAGGCCTCCAGATCCTGCATCAGCGCTCGCCCGACGCCCCGACGAAATGACTCTGGCTGGACGTAACACAGCAAAATGTCGCCGCTGGCCCGAGCCATGCCGGCACCGACCGGTTTGTCCGCCAGCAGCGCGATACACAGATAGAAGTGCGGATCGGCGAGCCGGGCACAGATGAAGTCGGCGGATTGCTGACCGATCCAGGTGCTGACGAGAGACGGATCATTACGGTGATCGAGCGCACAACCGATGCGGATCGAACGCTCGATGATGCGGCAGATGATGCCGGCGTCGGCCAGTGTGGCCGGACGAATGCAGATGGGTGCTTCCATGGCGCAGTTCCCTCAATCCATTGAGTCAAAGCTGCGTTGACCTTACCCCCAGCCGGGGCGGATAGCGAACGCCGAGAAGTTACATTTGATGTGTCCGGCGCGATTTCCTGTAGGAGCTGCCGGAGGCTGCGATCTGTCGATTGTGATCCAGAAAAAAACAAGACCAAAAGATCGCAGCCTCCGGCAGCTCCTACAAAGGTGTGGTGAGGTCAGACGGGCTGCAACGGCATGGTCAGTTCGACGCGCAAGCCATCCGGGCGGCTGTCGAAATGCAGGGCGCAGTCACAGCGCTGGACGATCGCCTGGACAATCGCCAGGCCGAGGCCGCAACCGGTGCTTTGGCCGTTGCGCCAGAAGCGTTGGGTCAGGTGTTGCAAGTCATCCGGGGCAATCCCCGGCCCGTGGTCGCGCACGACAAAACGCACGCGGTTGCCAATGGTTTCCAGGCTCAGCTCAACCGCACAGTCCTCAGGCGTATGGCGCAGGGCGTTGTCGAGCAGATTGCGCAGCGCCGCAATCGACAGCACAGCCGGCATCTGCAGCGGTGCAGCAGAAAGCTCAGCCGGCAGTTGCAGTTTGATGCGCAGGCGCTCGCCACCCGTGGCGTCCTGTATCGCCAGGCGTGCCACTTGCTCGGCACTGCATTGCGAGCCGTCATCGAACGACAGACTGCCCTCGACCCGCGCCAGCAACAGCAGTTGCTCAAGGGTGCGATGCAAGCGATCGGCGCCCTCCTCGGCCCGTGCCAGCGACTGATCGCGGGCGTTGCCATCGGTCATGCGTGCGACTTGCAGGTGCGTTTTGATAGCCGTCAGCGGGCTGCGCAGTTCATGCGCCGCGTCACCGGTCAATCGCCGCTCACGCTCGATGGTCTTGCCAATGCGCTGGAACAACTGGTTCTGCGTTTCGAGCAGCGGCTTCAATTCGCTGGGGAAAGTCTGGATCTGCAACGGCTCAAGCGAATCGGCATTGCGCCGCATCAGTGCTTCACGCAGACGGTTGAGCGGCGCCAGCCCCTGGCCGATGCCCAGCCACAGCAGACACAGGCAACCGAGCAGCGCCACGCCCACCGGCACCGACGCCGCCAGCAGGATCGACATGTTCAGGGCTTCGCGCTCGATCTGCCGGTCGGCGGTGGTGATGCGCACATCGCCCCGGGCGAGGGTGAAGCTGCGCCATGGCGCGCCGTCGATCATCTGGTCATGGAAACCCATTTTCTCGGCTTCCAGTGCTTGTTCGGGGTTGTTGTGGCTGCGTGCGAGAATTTCCCCGCGCAAGGAACTGACCTGACACGCCATGCCGCCGGGGATATTCAGTTGTTCGGCACTGAAATGCGTGCCCTCGCCTTTGCTCGGCAGTGTCGGCAACTGCTCCAGCAGCCCGGCAACCATGCGCGCCGACGCCACCAGACGCTGGTCGAGGGAGAACATCATCTGATTGCGCAAGTCACTGAGCATCCAGGCCGCCGCCAGCGCCCAGATCAGTGCAAACGCAGCGCCAAGGGTCAGGCTCAGGCGCAGTCGCAGGCTCATCACTTGCCTTGATCTCCACCGTCAGCCGGGCCGAGGCGATAGCCCAGACCGCGCACGGTTTCGACGATGCCTTTGCCCAGTTTGCTGCGCAGGTGATGGATATGTACGTTCAGCGCGTTGCTTTCCAGCTCATCGTTGAAGCCGTAGACACTGTCCTTCAACTGTTCGGTGGACAGCACCCGACCACGATTGTGCAGCAGCGCCTGCAACAGCGATTGCTCGCGGCGCGACAAGTCCACCGGTTGCCCGGCCAGCATGGTTTCGCGGCTGCTCGGGTCGTACGTCAGCGCGCCGTGTTCGATCAGGTTGACGCTGCGCCCGGCGACGCGACGCAACAGGGTTTGCAGGCGGGCAAACAGTTCACGCAAGTCGAACGGTTTGAGCAGGTAATCGTCGGCCCCGGCCTGCAAGCCGTCGACGCGGTCAGTGACCGCGTCGCGAGCGGTCAGGATCAGCACCGGAATCTCCAGACCGCTCTGACGCAATTGTTGCAGCAACTTGA
Encoded here:
- a CDS encoding aspartate aminotransferase family protein; the protein is MSVATSLIEESSARVASAPAETLYQFNESPLLARQARQESNARSYPRRIPLALKRAKGLYVEDVEGRTFIDCLAGAGTLALGHNHPVVIEAIQQVLADELPLHTLDLTTPVKDQFVQDLFGLLPPELAAQAKIQFCGPTGTDAVEAALKLVRTATGRSTVLSFSGGYHGMSQGALSMMGSLGPKKPLGALLSNGVQFMPFPYDYRCPFGLGGAAGVKANLSYLENLLNDPEAGVQLPAAVIVEAVQGEGGVIPADIEWLRGLRRITEKAGVALIVDEIQSGFARTGKMFAFEHAGITPDVVVLSKAIGGSLPLAVVVYRDWLDTWQPGAHAGTFRGNQMAMAAGSAVMRYLVEHKVCEHAAAMGERLSEHLRILQRDFPQLGDIRGRGLMLGVELVEPNGTPDALGHPPAFARLAPLVQRECLKRGLILELGGRHGAVVRFLPPLVITAAEIDRVAEIFGRALAAATTSL
- a CDS encoding GNAT family N-acetyltransferase; this encodes MEAPICIRPATLADAGIICRIIERSIRIGCALDHRNDPSLVSTWIGQQSADFICARLADPHFYLCIALLADKPVGAGMARASGDILLCYVQPESFRRGVGRALMQDLEAWLRVRGVPHADLNSTHTGRAFYRRLGYRESAPPLEYQGLQSLPMHKSLAVPG
- a CDS encoding ATP-binding protein; the protein is MSLRLRLSLTLGAAFALIWALAAAWMLSDLRNQMMFSLDQRLVASARMVAGLLEQLPTLPSKGEGTHFSAEQLNIPGGMACQVSSLRGEILARSHNNPEQALEAEKMGFHDQMIDGAPWRSFTLARGDVRITTADRQIEREALNMSILLAASVPVGVALLGCLCLLWLGIGQGLAPLNRLREALMRRNADSLEPLQIQTFPSELKPLLETQNQLFQRIGKTIERERRLTGDAAHELRSPLTAIKTHLQVARMTDGNARDQSLARAEEGADRLHRTLEQLLLLARVEGSLSFDDGSQCSAEQVARLAIQDATGGERLRIKLQLPAELSAAPLQMPAVLSIAALRNLLDNALRHTPEDCAVELSLETIGNRVRFVVRDHGPGIAPDDLQHLTQRFWRNGQSTGCGLGLAIVQAIVQRCDCALHFDSRPDGLRVELTMPLQPV
- a CDS encoding response regulator; protein product: MHVLVCEDDELIASGIVAGLSAQGLTVEHVNTASKARAILKVAEFDVMVLDLGLPDEDGLKLLQQLRQSGLEIPVLILTARDAVTDRVDGLQAGADDYLLKPFDLRELFARLQTLLRRVAGRSVNLIEHGALTYDPSSRETMLAGQPVDLSRREQSLLQALLHNRGRVLSTEQLKDSVYGFNDELESNALNVHIHHLRSKLGKGIVETVRGLGYRLGPADGGDQGK